The proteins below come from a single Juglans regia cultivar Chandler chromosome 12, Walnut 2.0, whole genome shotgun sequence genomic window:
- the LOC109021063 gene encoding uncharacterized protein LOC109021063, producing the protein MELLNKTRQDARSSEEEEELEKLESDVMEMAHKILDYRAALPDQLRTTLVSVLTIQRPIFPHGLEPGPSGRPILEGPVKSSVEAVQAEEDQETAEKIRLLKDKISSNVSATPVVLKRMKDCISKIDKLDSYKGITHPAFKRKKIS; encoded by the exons ATGGAGTTGTTGAACAAAACCCGCCAAGACGCTCGGAGCTCCGAAGAAGAGGAGGAGCTGGAAAAGCTCGAGTCCGATGTGATGGAAATGGCGCACAAGATTCTGGATTACAGAGCTGCTCTCCCGGATCAGCTCAGGACCACTCTCGTTTCGGTACTCACTATTCAGAGACCCATTTTCCCTCATGGGTTGGAGCCCGGTCCATCCGGACGTCCGATTTTAG AAGGGCCGGTTAAATCTAGTGTGGAGGCAGTACAGGCAGAAGAGGATCAAGAGACTGCTGAGAAAATACGATTACTTAAAGATAAAATTTCAAGCAATGTCTCAGCCACGCCTGTTGTTCTGAAGAGGATGAAAGATTGTATTTCTAAGATTGACAAATTGGATTCTTACAAAGGAATCACACATCCTGCATTTAAGAGGAAAAAGATTAGCTGA
- the LOC109021425 gene encoding probable glutathione S-transferase yields the protein MAEVKLFRTWSSPFALRIVWALEVKGIEYEMIYEDLSNKSSMLLQYNPVYKKVPVLLHKGKPISESLVILEYIEETWKSKTPSLLPEDPYQRAMARFWAKFGDDKILPLIWEAFIKQGKDQEEALVAVQENLKYLEVELRGKKFLGGDAVRFADLAFGCLANLVSVFEEVTGVTLIDREKFPLLLTWMQNFMDAPKIRDTWPPRDKLITKFRALRETLIVKEPK from the exons atGGCAGAAGTGAAGCTCTTTAGAACATGGTCAAGTCCATTTGCTTTAAGGATAGTGTGGGCATTAGAAGTGAAGGGCATTgaatatgagatgatatatgaAGATCTATCCAACAAGAGCTCCATGCTTCTCCAATATAATCCTGTCTACAAGAAGGTTCCGGTGCTGCTGCATAAGGGAAAACCCATCTCAGAGTCCCTTGTAATTCTTGAATACATCGAGGAGACATGGAAGTCCAAGACTCCCTCCTTGCTGCCTGAAGATCCTTATCAACGAGCCATGGCACGCTTTTGGGCAAAATTTGGAGATGACAAG ATTTTGCCATTGATATGGGAAGCCTTTATCAAGCAAGGGAAGGACCAAGAGGAAGCACTGGTTGCAGTCCaagaaaacttgaaatatttagaagTAGAGCTAAGGGGAAAGAAATTCCTGGGTGGAGACGCAGTAAGATTTGCAGATCTAGCATTTGGTTGTCTTGCTAATCTGGTTAGTGTATTTGAGGAGGTAACAGGTGTGACATTGATAGATCGTGAAAAGTTTCCATTGTTATTAACATGGATGCAGAATTTCATGGATGCTCCAAAAATCAGAGATACCTGGCCTCCCCGTGACAAACTGATTACCAAATTCAGGGCTCTTCGTGAAACCCTAATTGTAAAGGAACCCAAGTAA